From a region of the Mercurialis annua linkage group LG1-X, ddMerAnnu1.2, whole genome shotgun sequence genome:
- the LOC126664013 gene encoding uncharacterized protein LOC126664013 gives MVSDQEIAKGVESVLRQSTPNSVTSFDAFVQLLEAKLGLNLSHKSAFIRDHITLLLRSHPTTTTATAAAAASHQPPQPQLHLSQKDHFALHHPPHYPHPHFQHFPPHFALHPLPYSQPHHVFSQDLNFRQPQVPLQQQQRQQPPPLVKNEVVSQNARPVPSESPKESAPVTAKRRGGPGGLNKVCGVSPELQAVVGEPALPRTEIVKQLWQYIRKNNLQDPSNKRKIICDDALRIVFETDCTDMFKMNKLLSKHIITLEPTKESSQAKRVKLDVESANPNTEPTPSVKVISEPLAKFLETGEREMTQLEASRRVWEYIKLNRLEDPLNSMVILCDSKLHELLGCESISAVGVEEMLALHHLFKRS, from the exons aTGGTGTCGGACCAGGAAATAGCGAAAGGCGTAGAGAGTGTTCTCCGTCAATCAACCCCAAACTCCGTCACCTCCTTTGACGCTTTCGTCCAACTCCTCGAAGCTAAATTAGGGTTAAACCTTTCCCACAAATCCGCTTTTATTCGTGACCATATTACCCTTCTCCTCCGCTCCCACCcaaccaccaccaccgccaccgccGCTGCCGCTGCTTCCCATCAACCACCACAACCGCAGCTTCACCTTTCTCAGAAAGACCATTTTGCCCTCCACCATCCTCCCCATTATCCTCATCCTCACTTTCAGCATTTTCCTCCCCATTTTGCCCTTCATCCTCTCCCCTACTCCCAGCCCCACCACGTCTTCTCTCAGGACCTTAACTTCCGCCAGCCACAAGTGCCGCTTCAGCAGCAGCAGAGACAACAGCCACCGCCTCTTGTGAAAAACGAGGTCGTTTCTCAAAATGCGAGGCCTGTACCATCTGAATCGCCCAAGGAAAG TGCTCCTGTTACAGCCAAAAGAAGAGGTGGCCCAGGTGGGTTGAACAAAGTTTGTGGCGTTTCTCCTGAACTTCAAGCTGTTGTGGGTGAGCCAGCCTTGCCGAGGACTGAG ATTGTGAAGCAGTTATGGCAATACATAAGGAAAAACAACCTTCAAGATCCAAGCAACAAGAGAAAGATAATTTGTGACGACGCATTGCGAATAGTTTTTGAGACAGACTGTACTGACATGTTCAAGATGAATAAGCTGCTATCTAAACATATTATCACACTTGAACCTACAA AGGAATCTTCACAAGCTAAACGAGTTAAGTTGGATGTCGAATCGGCAAATCCTAATACTGAACCTACTCCATCAGTAAAAGTGATTTCCGAACCACTTGCAAAATTTTTGGAGACTGGAGAAAGGGAGATGACCCAGTTAGAGGCATCTAGGCGTGTTTGGGAGTACATCAAACTTAACAGATTAGAG GATCCACTAAACTCAATGGTGATATTGTGTGATTCAAAGCTCCACGAGCTTCTTGGATGTGAAAGCATATCTGCAGTGGGGGTAGAAGAGATGTTAGCACTTCATCATTTGTTCAAGCGGTCATGA
- the LOC126664068 gene encoding uncharacterized protein LOC126664068, protein MEGAYHIQMANVFGVPVVLQCSTRLAIPTIKRASHEPLFVKKSRVSKLESRFLSKHRLLVEPSNCDNNAKISTQPEDEEYPALETVLELHSAINNQNIDQVSSIIGDECRCVCNFFSFFQSFQGKQQVLDFLNYVMEMLGDNIEFVVKPTLHDGMNVGVSWRLQWCKTHMPLGKGFSFYICQIYQGKVTIRNVEMFMEPLLHIGPLRMKIIGYLMNASEKINSLFKLTPNNMKQAVLLMSIILLFMKPGLY, encoded by the exons ATGGAAGGAGCGTACCACATTCAAATGGCTAATGTGTTTGGTGTGCCCGTTGTCTTACAATGTAGTACTAGATTAGCGATTCCGACAATAAAACGAGCTTCCCATGAACCTCTTTTCGTGAAAAAATCACGCGTTTCTAAATTAGAAAGCAGATTTCTCTCAAAACATAGACTACTAGTAGAACCATCCAATTGCGATAATAACGCTAAAATCTCAACGCAGCCGGAGGACGAAGAGTATCCAGCCCTAGAAACGGTTCTGGAGCTTCACAGTGCAATCAACAACCAAAATATTGATCAAGTCTCCAGCATAATTGGCGACGAATGCCGATGTGTCTGTAATTTCTTCTCGTTTTTCCAATCGTTTCAAGGAAAGCAG CAAGTGTTGGATTTTCTCAACTATGTAATGGAAATGTTGGGAGATAACATTGAGTTTGTAGTGAAACCTACATTGCATGATGGGATGAATGTTGGTGTTTCTTGGAGACTAC AATGGTGCAAGACCCATATGCCTTTAGGAAAAGGATTCAGTTTCTACATTTGCCAAATATACCAGGGCAAGGTAACGATAAG GAATGTAGAGATGTTCATGGAGCCTCTTCTTCATATAGGGCCTTTAAGAATG aaaataaTTGGATACCTTATGAACGCATCGGAGAAGATAAACTCCTTGTTTAAACTAACTCCAAATAACATGAAGCAAGCCGTACTTCTTATGAGCATTATTCTGCTGTTTATGAAGCCCGGGCTGTATTAA